One region of Gossypium raimondii isolate GPD5lz chromosome 6, ASM2569854v1, whole genome shotgun sequence genomic DNA includes:
- the LOC105772386 gene encoding transcription factor RSL2, with protein MESLANFPNGEWEYSFNKLFSIDDHLDFSFPLEHDEGLSFINPEINEILLPSSNAFDYNSLATYDLTGSNHVAVTNDITMSFESFPPLFPNTPMEGTVNNVIEDLNTKKRLRAISKGCKNVQRSKKNRNEGECNNYIGVERGHSSSTTCSSEDDSVCQDINNNGGGATSDTKASQALNLNGKARASRGSATDPQSLYARKRRERINERLRILQNLVPNGTKVDISTMLEEAVHYVKFLQLQIKLLSSDDLWMYAPIAYNGVDVALNKKISTLL; from the exons ATGGAGTCACTTGCAAATTTCCCGAATGGAGAATGGGAGTACTCATTTAACAAATTATTCTCCATTGATGACCACCTTGATTTCTCGTTTCCATTAGAACATGATGAGGGTTTGAGCTTTATAAACCCTGAAATCAATGAGATTTTATTGCCTTCTAGTAATGCTTTCGATTACAATTCTCTTGCAACCTACGACCTTACTGGTTCAAATCATGTTGCTGTAACAAATGACATCACCATGTCATTCGAGTCGTTTCCCCCACTATTCCCCAACACTCCAATGGAAGGCACTGTCAACAATGTCATTGAAGATTTGAACACAAAGAAGCGACTTCGG GCAATATCAAAAGGTTGTAAGAATGTGCAGAGGTCAAAGAAGAACCGCAATGAAGGGGAATGTAATAATTACATTGGTGTGGAACGTGGACATAGTTCAAGCACAACATGTAGTTCAGAGGACGATAGTGTTTGTCAAGACATTAATAATAATGGTGGGGGGGCAACCTCGGATACCAAAGCTTCTCAAGCTCTTAACTTGAATGGAAAGGCAAGAGCTAGTAGAGGATCAGCAACTGATCCCCAAAGTCTTTATGcaaggaaaagaagagagaggATTAATGAGAGGTTGAGGATTCTGCAGAACCTTGTCCCCAATGGAACTAAG GTTGATATCAGCACAATGCTTGAAGAGGCTGTCCACTATGTCAAGTTTTTGCAGCTACAAATCAAG CTTTTAAGCTCTGATGACCTATGGATGTATGCTCCCATTGCTTACAATGGTGTTGATGTGGCACTCAACAAGAAGATCTCTACACTTTTATGA
- the LOC105773400 gene encoding calcium-transporting ATPase 1, translating into MESYLNENFGDVKPKNSSEEALERWRKLCWIVKNRKRRFRFTANLSKRFEAEAIRRSNQEKFRVAVLVSQAALQFIHGLNLSSEYDAPEEVKAAGFQICADELGSIVEGHDVKKLKIHGGVEDIAAKLSTSIVNGIPTSEHLVNERKRIYGINKFTETPPRGFWVFVWEALQDTTLMILAVCALVSLAVGITVEGWPKGAYDGLGIVLSILLVVFVTATSDYRQSLQFRDLDKEKKKITVQVTRDGLRQKISIFDLLPGDIVHLAIGDQVPADGLFISGFSVLINESSLTGESEPVSVNSRNPFLLSGTKVQDGSCKMLVTTVGMRTQWGKLMATLSEGGDDETPLQVKLNGVATIIGKIGLFFAVVTFAVLVQGLFSRKLQDGTQWIWSGDDAMEMLEFFAIAVTIVVVAVPEGLPLAVTLSLAFAMKKMMNDKALVRHLAACETMGSSTSICSDKTGTLTTNHMTVVKTCFCGQIKEVSTSNKNNHFRSAVPESAAKILIESIFNNTGGEVVNNKENKIEILGTPTETALLEFGLLLGGDFQAERKASKIVKVEPFNSAKKRMGVVIEFPEGGLRVHCKGASEIILAACDKVISSNGDVLPLDEPTTNHLKNTIEQFASEALRTLCLAYMDVGTNFSGDSSLPLQGYTCIGIVGIKDPVRPGVKESVAICKSAGITVRMVTGDNINTAKAIAREIGILTDDGIAIEGPVFREKSEEELYELIPKIQVMARSSPMDKHTLVKHLRTSLGEVVAVTGDGTNDAPALHEADIGLAMGIAGTEVAKESADVIILDDNFSTIVTVAKWGRSVYINIQKFVQFQLTVNVVALIVNFASACLTGNAPLTAVQLLWVNMIMDTLGALALATEPPNDDLMKRSPVGRKGNFISNVMWRNILGQSLYQFVIIWILQTRGKAAFHLDGPDSDLILNTLIFNSFVFCQVFNEISSREMEKINVLKGLLKNHVFVAVISCTIIFQIVIVEFLGTFASTSPLTVQQWFVSVCLGFLGMPIAAALKLIPVGSN; encoded by the exons atggagagtTATTTGAACGAGAACTTTGGAGATGTGAAGCCAAAGAACTCATCTGAAGAAGCTTTAGAAAGATGGAGGAAACTTTGTTGGATCGTTAAGAATCGTAAGCGAAGGTTTCGATTTACTGCTAATCTTTCCAAGCGTTTTGAAGCTGAAGCTATTCGTCGCTCTaatcag GAAAAATTTAGGGTTGCAGTTTTGGTTTCACAAGCTGCTCTTCAATTTATCCATG GCTTAAACTTGTCTAGTGAATATGATGCACCTGAAGAAGTTAAAGCAGCTGGTTTTCAGATTTGTGCTGATGAGTTGGGATCTATTGTTGAAGGTCATGATGTGAAGAAGTTGAAAATTCATGGTGGGGTTGAGGATATAGCAGCCAAGCTCTCTACTTCAATTGTTAATGGTATTCCTACTTCTGAGCATTTGGTAAATGAAAGGAAACGTATTTATGGAATTAATAAGTTCACGGAAACCCCTCCACGAGGTTTCTGGGTTTTCGTATGGGAAGCCCTTCAAGATACAACCCTCATGATATTAGCTGTTTGTGCCCTTGTCTCTCTTGCTGTTGGTATTACAGTGGAAGGATGGCCAAAGGGTGCCTATGATGGTCTTGGAATTGTTTTGAGCATTCTTCTTGTTGTGTTTGTCACTGCCACAAGTGATTACAGACAATCTTTGCAGTTCAGAGATTTAGacaaggagaagaaaaaaataacgGTTCAGGTTACCAGAGATGGACTGAGGcagaaaatatcaatatttgaTCTACTTCCTGGTGATATTGTTCATCTTGCCATTGGAGATCAGGTCCCAGCTGATGGACTCTTCATTTCGGGGTTTTCAGTTTTGATAAATGAATCCAGTTTAACGGGAGAGAGTGAACCAGTTAGTGTAAATTCAAGAAACCCTTTTCTCCTCTCTGGAACCAAAGTGCAGGATGGGTCATGCAAGATGCTTGTGACTACTGTTGGGATGAGAACTCAATGGGGGAAACTTATGGCCACCCTTAGCGAAGGTGGAGATGATGAAACCCCATTGCAGGTTAAACTGAATGGAGTAGCCACAATTATTGGTAAAATAGGTCTTTTTTTTGCTGTTGTGACATTTGCTGTTCTAGTACAAGGATTGTTTAGCCGCAAGCTACAAGATGGCACACAATGGATTTGGTCTGGAGATGATGCGATGGAAATGTTGGAATTTTTCGCTATTGCCGTTAcaattgttgttgttgctgttcCTGAGGGGCTGCCTTTGGCTGTGACATTAAGCCTTGCTTTtgccatgaagaagatgatgaatgaCAAGGCGCTCGTTCGCCATCTGGCTGCTTGTGAGACAATGGGATCCTCTACAAGTATTTGCAGTGATAAAACAGGTACGCTGACTACTAACCACATGACTGTTGTGAAAACATGCTTTTGTGGGCAAATCAAGGAAGTGAGCACCTCCAACAAGAATAATCATTTTAGATCTGCAGTTCCTGAATCTGCTgcgaaaattttaattgagtcCATATTTAATAACACCGGAGGAGAAGTCGttaataacaaagaaaacaaaattgagaTACTGGGAACACCAACAGAAACTGCCCTTTTAGAATTCGGGTTATTGCTTGGTGGGGATTTCCAAGCAGAACGGAAAGCATCTAAAATTGTGAAAGTTGAGCCTTTCAACTCTGCAAAAAAGAGAATGGGTGTAGTTATAGAGTTTCCGGAAGGAGGTCTCCGAGTGCATTGTAAGGGTGCTTCTGAAATAATCTTAGCTGCATGTGACAAAGTAATAAGCTCAAATGGTGATGTTCTTCCCCTGGATGAACCAACCACCAACCATCTAAAGAATACAATTGAGCAATTTGCTAGTGAAGCTCTTCGAACTTTATGCCTTGCTTACATGGATGTAGGAACTAATTTTTCTGGTGATAGCTCCCTTCCTCTTCAAGGGTACACTTGTATAGGCATTGTCGGCATCAAAGATCCGGTACGCCCTGGTGTTAAGGAGTCTGTTGCAATATGTAAGTCTGCTGGTATTACTGTCCGAATGGTCACTGGAGACAATATTAACACTGCTAAGGCTATTGCAAGGGAAATTGGAATTTTAACCGATGATGGTATAGCAATTGAAGGTCCAGTTTTCCGGGAAAAATCTGAAGAGGAATTGTATGAACTTATTCCAAAAATACAG GTAATGGCTCGATCTTCACCTATGGATAAACATACTCTTGTTAAACACCTACGAACCTCACTTGGAGAAGTAGTTGCTGTGACCGGAGATGGTACAAATGATGCTCCTGCACTTCATGAAGCTGATATTGGGCTTGCAATGGGCATCGCTGGGACTGAG GTGGCCAAAGAAAGTGCAGATGTCATAATCCTAGATGATAACTTCTCTACAATTGTAACTGTTGCTAAATGGGGACGTTcagtttatataaatatacaaaaattcGTTCAGTTTCAACTAACTGTCAACGTGGTCGCCCTAATTGTAAACTTTGCTTCAGCCTGTTTGACCG GAAATGCTCCACTCACTGCTGTTCAACTTTTGTGGGTCAACATGATCATGGATACGTTAGGGGCACTTGCATTAGCTACCGAGCCTCCTAACGATGACTTGATGAAGAGATCACCAGTTGGTAGGAAGGGAAACTTCATCAGTAATGTAATGTGGAGGAATATTTTAGGGCAGTCTTTATATCAGTTTGTGATTATATGGATTCTTCAGACAAGAGGAAAGGCTGCTTTTCATCTCGATGGCCCGGATTCCGATCTGATACTGAACACTCTTATTTTCAACTCTTTTGTCTTTTGCCAG GTTTTCAACGAAATTAGCTCTAGAGAGATGGAAAAGATTAATGTTCTCAAAGGCTTACTGAAAAACCACGTGTTTGTGGCCGTGATAAGTTGCACTATCATATTCCAAATTGTGATCGTCGAGTTCCTCGGTACCTTTGCAAGCACTTCTCCTCTCACAGTACAGCAGTGGTTTGTCAGCGTCTGCCTTGGATTCCTTGGGATGCCGATAGCTGCTGCTTTGAAGTTGATTCCTGTAGGATCAAACTGA